In a single window of the Cydia pomonella isolate Wapato2018A chromosome 2, ilCydPomo1, whole genome shotgun sequence genome:
- the LOC133534064 gene encoding mucin-2-like isoform X2, translated as MLEYNCDFKTEYRKISREQCVNTTTISARKSILKLNDTTSATYIYDDDDYLTNLPVNVTTMSTFYLRPTEESADATTVFSAISENQLINVLTHGFQYRRQNTDPLSPLSTENVSELNNHLIHNNQSALLSPVSGMCTCGAPSSKTDTTMPMTIISTTTLSTETLKACTCSTPTNTTITAKTTTTTSTTTTAPNTTTASSSTEASKACTCSTNAITSSTTPSTTTPTISTTIKTPSTSTTNFYTEASNVTDGRACTCSTTTTTKTMETTPSTTAKITTPSTSTTNFYTEASNVTDGRACTCSTTTTTKTMETTPSTTAKITTPTANVSTEFSSPTTNKTISETTSNTTKTNVSTESSKACTCSTPIITSTTATTASTTTIIATSPSIPIASTSANITTSSTNTTVSTESFKACMCSTNAITSSTTPSTTTPTISTTTKTPSTSRTNLSTEAYNITDGRACTCSITMETTPSTTTTITTPTTNVSTESSKACTCSTPIITTTTVTTASTSANITTSNSHIQSSTPWKGCGHPGCDIVATWATTVIGETRDYYQILRSKYGHIPFRRRKSIKALRYTTRYPPGFPFSRPRRRYRFRPLGPYKQFYGRHVEG; from the exons ATGTTAGAATACAACTGTGATTTTAAAACAG AATACAGGAAAATTAGCCGAGAACAGTGTGTAAACACAACTACTATATCAGCACGTAAATCAATATTAAAACTCAATGATACCACTTCAGCTACATatatttatgatgatgatgattaccTTACTAATCTCCCTGTAAATGTTACAACGATGTCAACATTTTACTTAAGACCAACTGAGGAATCAGCGGATGCTACCACGGTCTTTAGTGCAATCTCAGAAAACCAACTGATAAACGTTCTCACACACGGGTTCCAATATAGACGTCAAAACACGGATCCATTATCTCCTTTATCTACAGAAAATGTGTCAGAACTTAACAATCACCTTATTCATAATAATCAATCCGCTTTATTGTCACCAGTTAGTGGAATGTGTACCTGTGGTGCACCTAGTTCAAAAACTGATACTACTATGCCAATGACTATTATCTCCACGACTACTTTGTCCACGGAGACACTTAAAGCATGCACGTGTTCAACGCCTACTAATACCACTATAACGGCAAAGACTACAACAACTACATCGACTACCACTACAGCTCCTAATACTACAACGGCTTCTTCATCTACCGAGGCCTCTAAAGCATGCACGTGTTCAACGAATGCGATTACATCTTCAACAACACCTAGTACCACTACACCTACTATATCGACAACTATTAAAACTCCTAGTACATCAACGACTAATTTTTATACTGAGGCATCTAATGTAACCGATGGTAGGGCATGCACGTGTTCAACAACTACTACTACAAAAACAATGGAAACGACGCCATCTACTACCGCTAAAATTACAACTCCTAGTACATCAACGACTAATTTTTATACTGAGGCATCTAATGTAACCGATGGTAGGGCATGCACGTGTTCAACAACTACTACTACAAAAACCATGGAAACGACGCCATCTACTACCGCTAAAATTACAACACCTACTGCTAATGTGTCTACTGAGTTCTCTAGTCCAAcgacaaataaaacaatttctgaaACAACCTCTAATACCACTAAGACTAATGTATCTACTGAGTCATCTAAAGCATGCACGTGTTCAACGCCTATCATTACCAGTACAACGGCAACGACAGCTAGTACTACAACAATAATAGCCACCTCACCTAGTATCCCTATAGCTAGTACATCAGCAAACATTACAACTTCTAGTACCAATACTACTGTGTCTACGGAGTCATTTAAAGCATGCATGTGTTCAACGAATGCTATTACATCTTCAACAACACCTAGTACCACTACACCTACCATATCGACAACCACTAAAACTCCTAGTACATCAAGGACGAATTTATCTACTGAGGCATATAATATAACCGATGGTAGAGCATGCACGTGTTCGATAACAATGGAAACGACGCCATCTACAACCACTACAATTACAACACCTACTACTAATGTGTCTACTGAGTCATCTAAAGCATGCACGTGTTCAACGCCTATAATTACCACTACAACGGTAACGACAGCTAGTACATCAGCAAATATTACAACTTCTAATTCACACATTCAGTCATCAACACCATGGAAAGGATGTGGACATCCTGGATGTGATATAGTGGCCACCTGGGCAACAACTGTTATAGGAGAAACGAGAGACTATTATCAGATTCTTAGAAGCAAATATGGTCACATTCCTTTCAGAAGACGGAAATCTATTAAAGCATTAAGATACACCACTAGATATCCTCCAGGATTTCCCTTTTCAAGGCCTCGTCGTCGTTATCGCTTTCGTCCTTTGGGTCCTTATAAGCAATTTTATGGACGTCATGTCGAAGGCTAG
- the LOC133534064 gene encoding mucin-2-like isoform X1 — MKTILVILYIIRTSRPSCTHFIQPLDACVQSEICNHTWIPVCGQNEKTSIQRTFGDLCDMLEYNCDFKTEYRKISREQCVNTTTISARKSILKLNDTTSATYIYDDDDYLTNLPVNVTTMSTFYLRPTEESADATTVFSAISENQLINVLTHGFQYRRQNTDPLSPLSTENVSELNNHLIHNNQSALLSPVSGMCTCGAPSSKTDTTMPMTIISTTTLSTETLKACTCSTPTNTTITAKTTTTTSTTTTAPNTTTASSSTEASKACTCSTNAITSSTTPSTTTPTISTTIKTPSTSTTNFYTEASNVTDGRACTCSTTTTTKTMETTPSTTAKITTPSTSTTNFYTEASNVTDGRACTCSTTTTTKTMETTPSTTAKITTPTANVSTEFSSPTTNKTISETTSNTTKTNVSTESSKACTCSTPIITSTTATTASTTTIIATSPSIPIASTSANITTSSTNTTVSTESFKACMCSTNAITSSTTPSTTTPTISTTTKTPSTSRTNLSTEAYNITDGRACTCSITMETTPSTTTTITTPTTNVSTESSKACTCSTPIITTTTVTTASTSANITTSNSHIQSSTPWKGCGHPGCDIVATWATTVIGETRDYYQILRSKYGHIPFRRRKSIKALRYTTRYPPGFPFSRPRRRYRFRPLGPYKQFYGRHVEG, encoded by the exons ATGAAAACCATACTTGTAATTC tgtaTATTATTCGTACAAGTAGACCATCATGCACACACTTTATACAA CCACTTGACGCTTGCGTGCAATCAGAAATTTGTAACCATACGTGGATTCCTGTTTGCGGACAAAATGAAAAGACTTCAATACAACGAACGTTCGGTGACTTGTGTGACATGTTAGAATACAACTGTGATTTTAAAACAG AATACAGGAAAATTAGCCGAGAACAGTGTGTAAACACAACTACTATATCAGCACGTAAATCAATATTAAAACTCAATGATACCACTTCAGCTACATatatttatgatgatgatgattaccTTACTAATCTCCCTGTAAATGTTACAACGATGTCAACATTTTACTTAAGACCAACTGAGGAATCAGCGGATGCTACCACGGTCTTTAGTGCAATCTCAGAAAACCAACTGATAAACGTTCTCACACACGGGTTCCAATATAGACGTCAAAACACGGATCCATTATCTCCTTTATCTACAGAAAATGTGTCAGAACTTAACAATCACCTTATTCATAATAATCAATCCGCTTTATTGTCACCAGTTAGTGGAATGTGTACCTGTGGTGCACCTAGTTCAAAAACTGATACTACTATGCCAATGACTATTATCTCCACGACTACTTTGTCCACGGAGACACTTAAAGCATGCACGTGTTCAACGCCTACTAATACCACTATAACGGCAAAGACTACAACAACTACATCGACTACCACTACAGCTCCTAATACTACAACGGCTTCTTCATCTACCGAGGCCTCTAAAGCATGCACGTGTTCAACGAATGCGATTACATCTTCAACAACACCTAGTACCACTACACCTACTATATCGACAACTATTAAAACTCCTAGTACATCAACGACTAATTTTTATACTGAGGCATCTAATGTAACCGATGGTAGGGCATGCACGTGTTCAACAACTACTACTACAAAAACAATGGAAACGACGCCATCTACTACCGCTAAAATTACAACTCCTAGTACATCAACGACTAATTTTTATACTGAGGCATCTAATGTAACCGATGGTAGGGCATGCACGTGTTCAACAACTACTACTACAAAAACCATGGAAACGACGCCATCTACTACCGCTAAAATTACAACACCTACTGCTAATGTGTCTACTGAGTTCTCTAGTCCAAcgacaaataaaacaatttctgaaACAACCTCTAATACCACTAAGACTAATGTATCTACTGAGTCATCTAAAGCATGCACGTGTTCAACGCCTATCATTACCAGTACAACGGCAACGACAGCTAGTACTACAACAATAATAGCCACCTCACCTAGTATCCCTATAGCTAGTACATCAGCAAACATTACAACTTCTAGTACCAATACTACTGTGTCTACGGAGTCATTTAAAGCATGCATGTGTTCAACGAATGCTATTACATCTTCAACAACACCTAGTACCACTACACCTACCATATCGACAACCACTAAAACTCCTAGTACATCAAGGACGAATTTATCTACTGAGGCATATAATATAACCGATGGTAGAGCATGCACGTGTTCGATAACAATGGAAACGACGCCATCTACAACCACTACAATTACAACACCTACTACTAATGTGTCTACTGAGTCATCTAAAGCATGCACGTGTTCAACGCCTATAATTACCACTACAACGGTAACGACAGCTAGTACATCAGCAAATATTACAACTTCTAATTCACACATTCAGTCATCAACACCATGGAAAGGATGTGGACATCCTGGATGTGATATAGTGGCCACCTGGGCAACAACTGTTATAGGAGAAACGAGAGACTATTATCAGATTCTTAGAAGCAAATATGGTCACATTCCTTTCAGAAGACGGAAATCTATTAAAGCATTAAGATACACCACTAGATATCCTCCAGGATTTCCCTTTTCAAGGCCTCGTCGTCGTTATCGCTTTCGTCCTTTGGGTCCTTATAAGCAATTTTATGGACGTCATGTCGAAGGCTAG
- the LOC133534112 gene encoding uncharacterized protein LOC133534112: MLALLQLLCFTLMIHHCKAHIEKAKLEEECKIADICRHDQVPMCGIDSCGELRTFIDTCDMHEFNCDSRKDFVQKPVHECWVTCKRGRSFKRPTYGEGCDGINKV, translated from the exons ATGCTAGCTTTGCTTCAACTGCTATGTTTTACACTGATGATTCACCATTGCAAAGCACACATTGAAAAAGCTAAG TTGGAGGAGGAATGTAAGATAGCGGATATCTGTCGCCACGACCAGGTCCCGATGTGCGGCATCGACTCGTGCGGCGAGCTGCGCACCTTCATCGACACCTGCGATATGCACGAATTCAACTGCGACAGCCGGAAAG ATTTTGTTCAAAAACCAGTACACGAATGTTGGGTTACATGTAAGAGGGGCAGGTCCTTCAAGAGGCCTACCTATGGCGAGGGTTGCGACGGGATCAATAAAGTATGA
- the LOC133534103 gene encoding uncharacterized protein LOC133534103, with product MRCLILLAIVAVAHAHPALIFTQALQPIGVEYAENAGPLVRPHPAVEQNAARDAQLPRELLKSRDFYDNPAIAEGLARESWFTNKEMQVVEREAEKIPRERIYKIVKSAGFLDQ from the coding sequence ATGCGCTGCTTAATTCTCCTTGCCATCGTGGCCGTAGCGCACGCGCACCCTGCGCTGATTTTCACCCAGGCCCTACAGCCAATCGGAGTGGAATACGCCGAGAACGCTGGTCCACTTGTCCGCCCGCATCCCGCCGTCGAACAAAATGCCGCCCGGGACGCTCAGCTGCCGCGTGAACTTCTCAAGTCACGAGACTTCTATGACAATCCAGCGATTGCTGAAGGTCTGGCGAGAGAGTCGTGGTTCACGAACAAGGAGATGCAAGTCGTTGAGAGGGAGGCTGAAAAGATCCCTAGGGAGAGGATCTATAAAATTGTGAAGAGCGCTGGCTTCTTAGATCagtaa
- the LOC133515656 gene encoding uncharacterized protein LOC133515656, which yields MKCVFISFIIEIIFIIQSGQHFIPPLQHCVLAEICNHTRSAVCGEDKKNFERRIFHDECDMFELNCDGEREFALVNISVCYQLTNNGLPVNIYSSRRRYNKKILQKMKKEMLEKQATFTLKRFRLKNQTTPLPETTVTTSSTTTTTVAATTTAAATTTTAVTTTTAATTPMKSISTVILKKETVWKNGKLFMKIVKGLKHEYPQITNESSGYISN from the exons ATGAAATGCGTTTTTATAAGCTTTATTATTG aaattattttcataattcaATCTGGTCAACATTTTATACCA ccACTTCAGCATTGCGTTCTCGCCGAAATCTGCAACCACACACGGTCAGCCGTTTGTGGAGAGGACAAGAAGAATTTCGAACGTCGGATTTTCCACGACGAATGTGATATGTTTGAGTTGAATTGCGACGGTGAAAGAG aatttgcaCTAGTTAATATTTCAGTTTGTTATCAACTAACAAACAACGGATTGCCAGTAAATATTTATAGTAGTAGAAGAAGATATAATAAAAAGATATTacagaaaatgaaaaaagaaatgtTGGAAAAACAGGCGACGTTTACTTTGAAACGGTTTCggttaaaaaatcaaacaaccCCGCTACCTGAAACCACTGTTACCACTTcatctactactactactactgttgCTGCTACTACTACTGCTGctgctactactactactgctgTCACTACTACTACTGCTGCTACTACTCCTATGAAGAGTATATCTACAGTCATATTAAAAAAGGAGACTGTTTGGAAAAACGGAAAATTATTCATGAAAATAGTAAAAGGTCTGAAACATGAATATCCTCAAATTACGAACGAGTCTAGTGGATATATAAGTAATTGA